One genomic window of Pseudomonas chlororaphis subsp. piscium includes the following:
- a CDS encoding DUF4136 domain-containing protein, which translates to MKRHAGLLVMSLGLAACQSPNPYVASSNPLPPAPAQAAGTFDRSAYPAPQRDYGRYRNWAWRDGRLPNGSAWADSAQVAEAVSNALDQRGLRPLHDNRPADLWVSADLHLEKRLRQVQDDYGYGYGGYGYNRYGPGYGMYNTVPVVRTYEVEVVVVRVNLFDGGSGQPVWSASAETSSQGSLSERADALREAVEKAMAAYPPS; encoded by the coding sequence ATGAAACGCCACGCTGGTTTGCTTGTGATGTCCCTGGGGCTGGCGGCCTGCCAGAGCCCCAACCCCTATGTCGCCAGTTCCAATCCGTTGCCGCCGGCACCTGCGCAGGCGGCCGGCACCTTCGACCGCAGCGCCTATCCGGCGCCCCAGCGCGACTATGGCCGCTATCGCAACTGGGCCTGGCGCGACGGGCGCCTGCCCAACGGCTCGGCCTGGGCCGATTCGGCGCAGGTCGCCGAGGCGGTCAGCAACGCCCTTGACCAGCGCGGCCTGCGCCCGCTGCACGACAATCGCCCGGCGGACCTGTGGGTCAGCGCCGACCTGCACCTGGAAAAGCGCCTGCGCCAGGTGCAGGACGACTACGGCTACGGTTACGGAGGTTATGGCTACAACCGCTACGGCCCCGGCTACGGCATGTACAACACAGTGCCGGTGGTGCGTACCTACGAGGTGGAAGTCGTGGTGGTACGGGTCAACCTGTTCGACGGCGGCAGTGGCCAGCCGGTGTGGAGCGCCAGCGCGGAAACCTCGAGCCAGGGCAGCCTGAGCGAGCGCGCCGATGCGTTGCGCGAGGCTGTGGAAAAGGCCATGGCGGCGTATCCTCCTAGTTAG
- a CDS encoding DUF4136 domain-containing protein — protein sequence MFRPLASLALAALLSACAANQVNHDFDASRDFAAYRSWSFKEPALQYRPDDPRIKSDLTEQRIRQAVSDQLDQRGLRPAAAGKKADLNVQTYLIVENRQQQVTTNYGGGWGGPWNGYWGAPMYNETRNITYKVATIQIDLLDGKDGKLVWRGSDEQILSSTPNPADRSTAIRETVGRILANYPPK from the coding sequence ATGTTCCGCCCTCTTGCTTCACTGGCCCTGGCCGCGCTGCTCAGCGCCTGCGCCGCCAACCAGGTCAACCATGACTTCGATGCCAGTCGCGACTTCGCGGCCTATCGCAGCTGGAGTTTCAAGGAACCCGCCCTGCAGTACCGCCCCGACGATCCGCGGATCAAGAGTGACCTGACCGAACAGCGCATCCGCCAGGCGGTCAGCGATCAGCTGGACCAGCGCGGCCTGCGTCCGGCTGCGGCGGGCAAAAAGGCTGATCTCAACGTTCAGACTTACCTGATCGTCGAGAACCGCCAGCAGCAGGTCACTACCAATTACGGCGGCGGCTGGGGTGGCCCGTGGAACGGCTACTGGGGCGCGCCGATGTACAACGAAACCCGCAACATCACCTACAAGGTCGCCACCATCCAGATCGACCTGCTCGATGGCAAGGACGGCAAGCTGGTGTGGCGTGGCAGCGACGAGCAGATACTCAGCAGCACGCCGAACCCCGCCGATCGCAGCACGGCGATCAGGGAGACCGTCGGCCGGATCCTGGCGAACTATCCGCCCAAGTAA
- a CDS encoding TadG family pilus assembly protein, which translates to MFSRTQFSGPARQRGAIGLIGALALGTAVLCTLVVVDSGRLYLDQRELQRVADNAALEAVARGGNCQAGLSAAAFARESAARNGFAVGDDRPLTATCGSLRTGADNLRTFSPNASQASAIRVVVSERVPTSIALGVTNLFSDNPVSTTTSLSATAVAAQPKPPLAQLTIRSTLADLNLLNGALSGLAGSAINVSLLGWQGLVDTDISLLSYLNQLAIDLNVSAGNYSELLDVDTDVTQLLQTSIAVAQKNGATAEVLTALGSIKAAAINTVPVKLGELLKLQTGTADSGLDANVQLLSLVEAFLQLASSQSAAAVTLPVSVLGLAGVTTRVKIVSPPEFAIGNPELAAADPLGPNRIYVRTAQVRALLTVDLSLINSVLQAVNALLSPVVVTLNTVLSANLSCVLGGPCVKTDLMILPNGANLDVSLEVAAGDSHVTGYTCVSDSDNSLSVDTTTSAVKLKVGRVDASNWASSTAQVSVSPLPLVDIGARTCQGLFGPCGARVSFAGGGSEVMIDTSIAGTHEPNFTFVNPPKMKQELADDDWHSVIASNVVSSLRASLTGISLIQHPPTIGSLLGVVLNTLLTALNSVVSLLATAIGALLGPLLDPLLNNVLAVLGIDLGKVEVGANLTCGQTGRAYLVI; encoded by the coding sequence ATGTTTTCCCGCACGCAGTTTTCCGGACCGGCTCGGCAGCGTGGCGCTATTGGTCTGATAGGGGCGTTGGCGTTGGGCACGGCGGTGTTGTGCACGCTGGTGGTGGTCGACAGCGGACGCCTGTACCTGGATCAGCGTGAGTTGCAGCGGGTGGCCGATAACGCTGCATTGGAGGCGGTGGCGCGGGGTGGCAATTGCCAGGCGGGGCTCAGCGCGGCGGCATTCGCCAGAGAAAGCGCGGCGCGCAACGGCTTTGCGGTGGGAGACGACAGACCGCTGACAGCCACCTGTGGCTCGCTACGGACCGGTGCCGACAACCTGCGCACCTTCAGCCCCAACGCCAGCCAGGCCAGCGCCATCCGGGTGGTGGTCAGTGAAAGGGTGCCCACCAGCATTGCCCTCGGTGTAACCAATCTGTTTTCCGACAATCCCGTCAGCACCACGACCTCGTTGAGTGCCACGGCGGTGGCGGCTCAGCCCAAGCCGCCGCTGGCGCAATTGACGATTCGCAGCACGCTGGCCGATCTCAACCTGTTGAACGGCGCCCTCAGCGGCCTCGCGGGTAGCGCGATCAATGTCAGCCTGCTCGGTTGGCAAGGCCTGGTCGATACCGATATCAGCCTGTTGAGTTACCTGAATCAGCTGGCCATCGACCTGAATGTGAGCGCCGGAAACTACAGTGAACTGCTCGACGTCGATACCGACGTCACCCAACTGCTCCAGACCAGCATCGCCGTGGCCCAGAAGAACGGCGCCACCGCGGAGGTCCTGACGGCCCTGGGCAGTATCAAGGCGGCGGCCATCAATACCGTTCCGGTGAAGCTGGGTGAGCTGTTGAAGCTGCAGACCGGCACCGCGGACTCCGGGCTGGATGCCAACGTCCAGCTGCTGAGCCTGGTCGAGGCGTTCCTGCAACTGGCCAGCAGCCAGAGCGCCGCGGCTGTCACGCTGCCGGTGAGTGTGTTGGGGCTGGCGGGCGTCACCACCCGGGTCAAGATTGTGTCACCTCCCGAGTTCGCCATCGGCAACCCGGAACTGGCCGCCGCCGACCCGCTGGGGCCCAATCGCATCTATGTGCGTACCGCCCAGGTGCGTGCGTTGCTGACGGTGGATCTCTCGCTGATCAACAGCGTGTTGCAGGCAGTGAATGCCCTGCTGTCGCCGGTGGTGGTCACGCTCAATACGGTGCTCAGCGCCAATCTCAGCTGTGTGCTCGGTGGTCCCTGTGTAAAGACCGACCTGATGATCCTGCCGAACGGCGCGAACCTGGATGTCAGCCTCGAAGTGGCGGCTGGCGACAGTCATGTCACCGGCTATACCTGCGTCAGCGACAGCGACAACAGCCTTTCCGTCGACACCACCACCTCCGCGGTCAAGCTCAAGGTCGGTCGGGTGGACGCCAGCAACTGGGCGTCTTCGACCGCTCAGGTCAGCGTGAGCCCCTTGCCGCTGGTGGATATCGGCGCGAGGACCTGCCAGGGGCTGTTTGGCCCTTGCGGGGCGCGCGTCTCGTTTGCCGGCGGCGGCAGCGAGGTGATGATCGACACCTCGATCGCCGGCACCCACGAGCCGAATTTCACCTTCGTCAACCCACCGAAAATGAAGCAGGAACTGGCGGACGACGATTGGCACAGCGTGATCGCATCCAATGTGGTCAGCAGCCTGCGCGCGTCGCTGACCGGGATCTCGCTGATTCAGCATCCGCCCACCATCGGCAGTCTGCTCGGCGTGGTGCTCAATACCTTGCTGACGGCATTGAACAGCGTGGTCAGCCTGCTGGCCACGGCCATCGGTGCCTTGCTTGGCCCGTTGCTGGACCCGCTGTTGAACAATGTCCTGGCGGTGCTGGGCATCGATCTGGGTAAGGTCGAGGTTGGCGCCAACCTCACCTGCGGCCAGACCGGCCGGGCTTATCTGGTGATCTGA
- a CDS encoding PAS domain-containing sensor histidine kinase — MNSGDKLLGRFLGRTTPQALPPAPPLATPGVGLLVHLDHNAQVLQMTGPLRHALAQPPAAEGPVPLLDYLLAHSALSVEGTPGDWQGHVLDLDFHGAGGQTLHLRGWVQPSTQGWLLHLLDIGDLLLERQQAQQRQDCQQFAAQISEQLRLCSLFRLPEVLHEQLHALAQHWHIPCLALALLDDQEQGWHIHGVYQAPDAPQLWHKGQVLGTGLDSLNGNTPQALTFTQGLGDYPRLQRAFGNSEGFVVPFRDDHGVAAWLLCGFYPVRQLAPQLSERDWLQLSAALAGPLLGRLREQQHHHQLERLEALQGLLGTGWWELFPQDNEIQLAPQLALNLLLEPQTRRLSLQAWLALIHPADRQELSSRLQELRQGKPLLLCVRLQRADPQLPAIWYRLQGQALGIGQNQRFVGFMLDISDIKNQEQQAAAAHARLDNLIAHSPAVIYVQRYVEGALQPTFFSDSLQPLLGWTLNDCKDGALAERVHADDRDRYFERNRQLLREGAVRSRYRLLDSRGEYHWVLDEARLLRDDLGMPVEAVGLWLDVTDATLAAEQIRLSEERYRILVEDSPAMICRYLPDLTLTFGNRPLATYLECPPEQLAGANLGDWLSAEQHTAFVQRIRQLTPEFPVSTAEINLQLPGREHAWWVWSDRGVFDAQGRLREIQAVGRDNTEVRRSQLQLMQSAKMATLGEMATGLAHEINQPLNVMRMAIANVLKRLNNGDVQLDYLQDKLKRIDAQVQRAARVVDHMRVFGRSSEIEQQPFDPTQAVEGCLSLLADGMRGKGVELRIAPIDFNVQVRGHVDQLEQVLINLLVNARDALLGRREQDPDWRPWIAIRAEHDPKWMRLLVEDNAGGIDPRLLGRIFEPFFTTKPVGVGTGLGLSVSYGIVENMGGRLSVSNTDAGACFCIELPLVQSDQITR, encoded by the coding sequence TTGAACTCGGGCGACAAACTCCTCGGGCGTTTTCTCGGCCGGACGACGCCCCAGGCGCTTCCTCCCGCGCCGCCCCTGGCCACGCCCGGGGTCGGCCTGCTGGTGCACTTGGACCACAACGCCCAGGTGCTGCAAATGACCGGCCCGCTGCGCCACGCCCTGGCCCAGCCGCCGGCAGCCGAAGGGCCGGTGCCACTGCTGGATTACCTGCTGGCGCACAGCGCACTGAGTGTCGAAGGCACTCCTGGCGACTGGCAGGGACACGTACTCGACCTGGACTTCCATGGCGCTGGCGGGCAAACCCTGCACCTGCGCGGCTGGGTACAACCCTCCACCCAAGGCTGGCTCCTGCACCTGCTGGATATCGGCGACCTGTTGCTGGAACGCCAGCAGGCGCAGCAACGCCAGGATTGCCAGCAGTTCGCCGCGCAGATCAGCGAGCAACTGCGCCTGTGCAGCCTCTTCCGCCTGCCCGAGGTGCTGCATGAGCAACTCCATGCCCTGGCCCAGCACTGGCATATCCCCTGCCTCGCCCTGGCGCTGCTCGACGACCAGGAACAGGGCTGGCACATCCATGGTGTGTATCAGGCGCCCGATGCACCGCAGCTGTGGCACAAGGGCCAGGTCCTGGGCACCGGGCTGGACAGCCTGAACGGCAATACCCCGCAAGCGCTGACCTTCACTCAAGGCCTCGGCGACTATCCACGCCTGCAACGAGCATTCGGCAACAGCGAGGGTTTTGTCGTGCCCTTTCGCGACGATCACGGCGTCGCGGCCTGGCTGCTCTGCGGCTTCTACCCGGTGCGCCAGCTGGCACCGCAGTTGAGCGAGCGGGATTGGCTGCAATTGAGCGCCGCCCTGGCCGGGCCCTTGCTCGGACGCTTGCGCGAACAACAGCACCATCACCAGCTGGAGCGCCTGGAGGCCTTGCAAGGCTTGCTCGGCACCGGTTGGTGGGAGCTGTTCCCGCAGGACAACGAGATCCAGCTGGCACCGCAATTGGCCCTGAACCTGCTGCTGGAACCACAGACCCGGCGCCTGTCGCTGCAGGCCTGGCTGGCCCTGATCCACCCCGCCGATCGCCAGGAGCTGAGCAGCCGCCTGCAGGAGTTGCGACAGGGCAAACCCCTGCTGCTCTGCGTACGCTTGCAGCGGGCCGACCCACAGTTGCCGGCCATCTGGTACCGCCTGCAGGGACAGGCCTTGGGCATTGGCCAGAACCAGCGTTTTGTCGGCTTCATGCTAGACATCAGCGACATCAAGAACCAGGAACAACAGGCGGCCGCGGCCCATGCCCGGCTGGACAACCTGATCGCCCATTCGCCGGCGGTGATCTATGTCCAGCGCTATGTCGAGGGCGCGCTGCAGCCGACATTTTTCAGCGACAGCCTGCAACCGCTGCTCGGCTGGACCCTGAACGACTGCAAAGACGGCGCCCTGGCGGAACGGGTGCATGCTGACGACCGCGACCGCTACTTCGAGCGCAACCGGCAACTGCTGCGCGAAGGCGCGGTACGCAGCCGCTATCGCCTGCTCGACAGCCGTGGCGAATACCACTGGGTACTCGACGAAGCCAGGCTGCTGCGCGACGACCTGGGCATGCCGGTCGAGGCCGTCGGCCTGTGGCTGGACGTCACCGACGCCACCCTGGCCGCCGAGCAGATAAGACTCAGCGAGGAGCGCTACCGGATCCTGGTGGAAGACTCCCCGGCGATGATCTGTCGCTACCTGCCCGACCTGACCCTGACCTTCGGCAACCGGCCCCTGGCGACCTACCTGGAATGCCCGCCCGAACAACTGGCCGGGGCCAACCTCGGTGACTGGCTGTCCGCCGAACAACACACTGCCTTCGTGCAACGCATCCGCCAGCTGACCCCGGAATTTCCGGTCAGCACCGCGGAAATCAACCTGCAACTGCCGGGGCGCGAACATGCCTGGTGGGTCTGGTCCGACCGTGGGGTGTTCGACGCGCAAGGGCGCCTGCGGGAGATCCAGGCCGTCGGCCGCGACAACACCGAAGTCCGGCGCTCCCAGCTGCAACTGATGCAAAGCGCGAAGATGGCCACCCTGGGTGAAATGGCTACCGGGCTGGCCCATGAAATCAACCAGCCGCTGAATGTCATGCGCATGGCCATCGCCAACGTGCTCAAGCGCCTGAACAACGGCGACGTGCAACTCGACTACCTGCAGGACAAGCTCAAGCGCATCGATGCCCAGGTCCAGCGGGCCGCCCGGGTGGTGGACCATATGCGGGTGTTTGGCCGCAGCTCGGAAATCGAGCAACAACCTTTCGACCCGACCCAGGCGGTGGAAGGCTGCCTGTCGCTGCTGGCCGACGGCATGCGGGGCAAGGGCGTGGAGTTGCGTATCGCGCCAATCGACTTCAACGTGCAGGTCCGCGGCCATGTCGATCAGCTTGAGCAAGTCTTGATCAACCTGCTGGTCAATGCCCGGGATGCGCTGCTCGGCCGGCGCGAGCAGGATCCGGACTGGCGGCCCTGGATCGCGATACGCGCCGAGCATGACCCGAAGTGGATGCGGCTGCTGGTCGAAGACAATGCCGGCGGCATCGACCCGCGCCTGCTGGGGCGCATCTTCGAACCCTTCTTTACCACCAAGCCGGTCGGCGTGGGCACCGGGCTCGGGCTCTCGGTGAGCTACGGCATAGTCGAGAACATGGGCGGACGCCTGAGCGTCAGCAACACCGACGCAGGCGCCTGTTTCTGCATCGAACTGCCGTTGGTACAGAGCGATCAGATCACCAGATAA
- a CDS encoding TadE/TadG family type IV pilus assembly protein, translating into MKVNLPEKQKGAVAIEFAMVFIIFFAVFYGLVSYSVPLLMVQSFNKATAEAVRRSVALDPTMPGYDAALIARAKNTLREQLTWIPEAFGFDANSASDASVTYAGGLLTVRVHYSTDKLRQVIPFLVLPGLGSVPALPANLSAQSSLQF; encoded by the coding sequence GTGAAAGTGAACCTGCCTGAAAAACAAAAAGGTGCCGTGGCCATCGAATTCGCCATGGTCTTCATCATCTTTTTCGCCGTGTTTTATGGCCTGGTCAGCTACAGCGTGCCGCTTTTGATGGTGCAGTCCTTCAACAAGGCCACTGCCGAAGCGGTGCGGCGCAGCGTCGCCCTGGACCCCACCATGCCCGGTTATGACGCCGCCCTGATCGCACGCGCGAAGAACACCTTGCGCGAGCAACTGACCTGGATTCCGGAGGCCTTCGGCTTCGACGCCAACAGCGCCAGCGATGCCAGCGTGACTTACGCGGGCGGCCTGCTCACGGTGCGGGTCCACTACTCCACCGACAAGCTCAGACAGGTCATCCCCTTCCTCGTGCTGCCGGGCCTGGGCAGCGTGCCCGCCCTGCCAGCGAACCTCAGCGCCCAGTCGAGTCTGCAATTTTGA
- a CDS encoding prepilin peptidase: MQHWILLAWLGLCAVQDIRQRHLANGLTLGVALLALGYLLWAGNTWLGADAIQGGKALLLALLLTVPGYVLGRMGGGDVKLLAALGLASDPLHLLGTFIGAALASGLWWLLAPRLLPAVDQPLARSLRHLDPRQGQTYAFAPFVLIGMALTLLWTR, from the coding sequence ATGCAGCATTGGATTCTATTGGCTTGGCTGGGGCTGTGTGCGGTGCAGGATATCCGCCAGCGCCATCTCGCCAACGGCTTGACCCTGGGGGTCGCGCTGCTGGCGCTGGGTTACTTGCTGTGGGCCGGCAACACCTGGCTGGGCGCCGACGCGATACAAGGGGGCAAGGCGCTGTTGCTGGCGTTGCTGCTGACCGTGCCGGGCTATGTACTGGGCCGGATGGGCGGCGGCGACGTGAAGCTCCTGGCGGCCCTGGGGCTGGCGTCCGACCCTTTGCACCTGTTGGGCACCTTCATCGGCGCCGCGTTGGCCAGCGGCCTGTGGTGGCTGCTCGCGCCCAGGCTGTTGCCCGCTGTCGACCAACCGCTGGCAAGGTCCTTGCGCCACCTCGATCCGCGGCAGGGGCAAACCTATGCCTTTGCCCCTTTTGTCCTTATCGGCATGGCCCTGACCCTGCTGTGGACCCGCTAG
- a CDS encoding response regulator transcription factor, whose product MNKLISRIKVLVVDDQSLIVEELCEFLEGSGYRCVPCESSRQAIQQFNEDAEIGLVLCDLHMPDLDGIQLVQELQRIAGKHRVFEAIMLTGQADKQDVIKALRAGIADYYQKPIDLDELLAGLQRQEAALQERQKNLQLGHLNQKLQFLSESIDDLYQDLDKVRRAPLASPTTQASDQGGGEVEQIEIPAIFSQLSPRQLDVARLVGKGQTNYQIACELGITENTVKLYVSQVLRLTHMHNRTQLALALAPSNSGLRQRVTAH is encoded by the coding sequence ATGAACAAGCTTATATCCCGCATCAAAGTACTGGTGGTCGACGACCAGTCGCTGATAGTCGAAGAGCTTTGCGAGTTTCTTGAAGGCAGCGGTTATCGCTGTGTCCCTTGTGAATCCAGTCGTCAGGCGATCCAGCAGTTCAATGAAGATGCCGAAATCGGCCTGGTACTGTGCGACCTGCACATGCCCGATCTCGATGGCATCCAGTTGGTGCAGGAACTGCAGCGTATCGCCGGCAAGCATCGGGTCTTCGAGGCCATCATGCTCACCGGCCAGGCCGACAAGCAGGATGTGATCAAGGCCCTGCGCGCCGGCATCGCCGACTACTACCAGAAACCGATCGACCTCGATGAGCTGCTGGCTGGCCTGCAACGCCAGGAGGCGGCGTTGCAGGAGCGGCAGAAAAACCTGCAGCTGGGGCATCTGAACCAGAAGCTGCAGTTCCTTTCCGAATCCATCGACGACCTTTACCAGGACCTGGACAAAGTACGTCGCGCACCACTCGCATCACCGACGACACAGGCGTCGGACCAGGGCGGCGGCGAGGTGGAGCAGATCGAAATCCCGGCGATCTTCAGCCAGCTGTCGCCCCGGCAACTGGATGTGGCCCGCCTGGTAGGCAAGGGGCAGACCAACTACCAGATCGCCTGTGAACTGGGGATCACGGAAAACACCGTGAAGCTCTACGTGTCCCAGGTGCTGCGCCTGACCCATATGCACAACCGTACCCAGCTGGCGTTGGCACTGGCACCCAGCAACTCGGGGTTGCGCCAGCGCGTGACTGCACACTGA
- a CDS encoding type II secretion system F family protein: MTALLISALLFLAAMLLMLSSWLEQRRRTRQVTERLQGHLARDNTLGNWLHVLGDSKIGQHAVRLDNETQLLLNRLGWRSARQRSLFAACQIGVPVLALGLTLVIQGVFFPAAKNHWVAPVFALSLGYLLPKRLLAMAASRRQKQLAVDISTFIPLVRILFESGMAVEQALRVLSKDAQKLLPALTQELRMVLARVDSGLELGEELNKSARLLAVDEFTDTCVILQQLIHQGGGAMKSLQSLKLLLDDRRLTRLQEYISKMSAKMSVVMMLFLFPALLIVLAGPGVSAIARAFAQ; this comes from the coding sequence ATGACAGCCTTGCTGATCAGTGCACTGTTGTTTCTCGCCGCCATGCTGCTGATGCTGAGCAGTTGGCTGGAACAGCGTCGGCGAACGCGTCAGGTGACCGAACGCCTGCAGGGGCACCTGGCGCGCGACAACACTCTGGGCAACTGGCTGCACGTGCTGGGCGACAGCAAGATCGGCCAGCATGCGGTCAGGCTCGACAACGAAACCCAGTTGCTGCTCAACCGCCTGGGCTGGCGCAGCGCGCGGCAACGCTCACTGTTCGCCGCCTGCCAGATCGGCGTACCCGTGCTCGCCCTGGGCCTGACCCTGGTAATCCAGGGGGTGTTTTTCCCGGCGGCGAAAAACCACTGGGTCGCCCCGGTGTTCGCCCTGAGCCTCGGCTACCTGTTGCCCAAGCGTCTGTTGGCCATGGCCGCCAGCAGACGGCAGAAACAACTGGCGGTCGATATCTCCACCTTCATTCCCCTGGTGCGCATCCTGTTCGAGTCGGGCATGGCGGTGGAACAGGCCCTGCGGGTGTTGAGCAAGGACGCGCAGAAACTGCTGCCGGCCCTGACCCAGGAGCTGCGCATGGTGCTGGCCCGGGTGGATTCCGGCCTGGAACTGGGGGAAGAACTGAACAAGTCCGCGCGGCTGCTGGCCGTCGATGAGTTCACCGACACCTGCGTGATCCTGCAACAACTGATCCACCAGGGCGGTGGGGCGATGAAGTCGTTGCAGTCGCTCAAGCTGCTGCTCGATGACCGGCGCCTGACGCGCCTGCAGGAATACATCTCGAAGATGTCGGCGAAAATGTCCGTCGTGATGATGCTGTTTCTCTTCCCGGCGTTACTGATCGTCCTCGCCGGACCTGGGGTCAGCGCCATTGCCCGGGCTTTCGCCCAATAG
- a CDS encoding type II secretion system F family protein: MLGPVLLALLCLTLLGLSGWMFYSGLRQARTARVLDRLAQGQPQPSVEKTSWYRLERAFLRAGLGRPTERLGLWLVLWAVGCLLGYGLGKWPGLLALLVAPPLLLRLYISWLYRRRLKRMIEQLPPLLDHAVRSLKSGRTLADAVLGGIEAADNPLQHAMGRVQRNVLLGVNLPDAVADFAELYERDELRLFALGLKVNHRYGGNASELLENLIKLIRERDQAARQLRAMTGETRVTAMVLAALPVSLAGYFLIANPTYLMSMWNQSGGRMMLLLAFGLQVVGCALLWRMLRSV; the protein is encoded by the coding sequence ATGCTAGGTCCCGTGCTGCTTGCCCTCCTGTGCCTGACCCTGCTGGGGCTGTCGGGCTGGATGTTCTACAGCGGCCTGCGCCAGGCCCGCACCGCCCGGGTGCTCGACCGCCTGGCCCAGGGGCAACCGCAACCGAGCGTGGAAAAGACCTCCTGGTACCGGCTCGAAAGGGCCTTTCTGCGCGCCGGCCTCGGTCGTCCCACCGAACGCCTGGGGCTATGGCTGGTGCTCTGGGCGGTGGGCTGCTTGCTCGGGTATGGGCTGGGCAAATGGCCGGGGCTGCTCGCCCTGCTCGTCGCACCGCCGCTGCTGCTGCGCCTGTATATCAGCTGGCTGTACCGGCGGCGCCTCAAGCGCATGATCGAACAGCTGCCGCCATTGCTCGACCATGCCGTGCGCAGCCTCAAGTCGGGACGCACCCTGGCCGACGCGGTGCTGGGCGGCATCGAGGCCGCCGACAATCCGTTGCAGCACGCCATGGGCCGGGTCCAGCGCAACGTGCTGTTGGGGGTCAACCTGCCGGATGCGGTGGCGGACTTCGCCGAACTGTACGAGCGCGATGAACTGCGTCTGTTCGCCCTCGGGCTCAAGGTCAACCACCGCTATGGCGGCAATGCCAGCGAGCTGCTGGAAAACCTGATCAAGCTGATCCGCGAACGCGACCAGGCCGCCCGGCAACTGCGCGCCATGACCGGCGAAACTCGTGTCACCGCGATGGTCCTCGCGGCCCTGCCGGTGTCACTGGCCGGCTATTTCCTGATAGCCAACCCGACCTACCTGATGAGCATGTGGAACCAGAGCGGGGGCCGGATGATGCTGCTGCTCGCCTTCGGTTTGCAGGTCGTCGGTTGCGCGCTGCTCTGGCGCATGCTGCGGAGTGTTTGA
- a CDS encoding CpaF family protein: MSREKLFGAQPHNTVGNTDHEGLKLVLHRYVIDAIEESGKNLLEGSRQALAHFITDKVAEYISRLHLAISRYEMEQLAEELVDELTGFGPLEVLLRDPAVTEILVNGPHRVFIERDGVLHQSDLRFIDAHHVERVMQRILAPLGRRLDESSPMVDARMPDGSRVNAIIPPIALDGPCLSIRKFRKDMLKSSDLMAMQTIDQAIFEFVQEAVGKRCNILISGGTGTGKTTLLNILSQLINPHERLVTIEDVAELQLGHPHVVRLETRPPNAEGHGEVKASDLIRNALRMRPDRIILGEIRGVEVLDVLTAMNTGHDGSMSTVHANNAQDALLRLETLVGLTGRQVAERTLRQMICAALDVVIQLTRLPDGRRCVSEVVEVVGVRENIYVTNTLFRLNRRSGFGFLREAANPAGDKLRRDADLPVN, translated from the coding sequence ATGAGCAGAGAAAAACTGTTCGGCGCCCAGCCCCACAACACGGTCGGCAACACCGATCACGAGGGCCTGAAGCTGGTGCTGCATCGCTACGTTATCGACGCCATCGAAGAGTCGGGGAAAAACCTGCTGGAAGGTTCGCGCCAGGCACTGGCGCACTTCATCACCGACAAGGTGGCCGAGTACATCTCCCGCCTGCACCTGGCGATTTCCCGCTATGAAATGGAACAGTTGGCCGAAGAACTGGTGGATGAACTCACCGGTTTTGGCCCACTGGAAGTCTTGCTGCGCGATCCGGCGGTGACCGAGATCCTGGTCAACGGCCCGCACCGGGTGTTCATCGAGCGCGATGGCGTGCTGCACCAGAGCGACCTGCGTTTCATCGACGCGCACCATGTGGAGCGGGTCATGCAGCGCATCCTCGCGCCCCTGGGCCGACGCCTCGACGAGTCCTCGCCCATGGTCGACGCGCGGATGCCCGACGGCAGCCGGGTCAACGCGATCATCCCGCCGATCGCCTTGGATGGCCCCTGCCTGTCGATCCGCAAATTCCGCAAGGACATGCTCAAGAGCAGCGACCTGATGGCCATGCAAACCATCGACCAGGCGATCTTCGAATTCGTCCAGGAGGCCGTGGGCAAGCGTTGCAACATCCTGATCAGCGGCGGCACCGGCACCGGCAAGACCACCTTGCTGAATATTCTCAGCCAGTTGATCAACCCTCACGAACGCCTGGTGACCATCGAGGACGTGGCCGAACTGCAACTGGGCCATCCCCATGTGGTGCGCCTGGAAACCCGCCCGCCGAACGCCGAAGGGCATGGCGAGGTCAAGGCCAGCGACCTGATTCGCAACGCCCTGCGCATGCGCCCGGACCGGATCATCCTCGGCGAGATCCGCGGCGTCGAAGTGCTCGACGTGCTGACGGCGATGAACACCGGCCACGACGGTTCCATGAGCACCGTGCACGCCAACAATGCCCAGGATGCACTGCTGCGCCTGGAAACCCTGGTGGGCCTGACCGGGCGCCAGGTGGCCGAACGCACCCTGCGGCAGATGATCTGCGCGGCCCTGGACGTGGTGATTCAACTGACGCGCCTGCCCGATGGCCGACGCTGCGTCAGCGAGGTGGTGGAAGTGGTCGGCGTGCGCGAGAACATTTACGTCACCAACACCCTGTTCCGTCTGAACCGACGTAGCGGTTTCGGCTTTCTGCGCGAAGCGGCCAACCCCGCTGGCGACAAGCTGCGACGCGACGCCGACCTGCCCGTGAATTGA